In a single window of the Amycolatopsis sp. cg5 genome:
- a CDS encoding polymorphic toxin-type HINT domain-containing protein, producing the protein MSIVRRALLASLTFTVFAGLIQPAAAVPSPVRAAVVVDADPAAPRPMPPDPYKEWDGKAGVPNVGDPRFRQLVADNAELAEDAEVRDAAKAALAGGQAAIMAFLDTGLNEAKAKAAARKAEQARQDRAAIEPLRGTGGPYLKAEVDRVLAGTDSDRAQFLVYGKGIAEQRDAATTQSARDRADQNRARVQLLVGVAGPEVKKAAQLALNAGDQAIEQFLATGYLVAAKKDADAREQFLKDEEERQKAAEAVSDLAKRSARANEARRLLLVAHGNGVRALQRSSNALVLAGNEARKAAQILAANKAGGQHPLDAFNGVKAEVARQLGYSRQAATDAQQASAQAQVQANVLVETGLPYGTQWAQMAYGMANAAQAAVSASETASNAIDATAFTDQARNAQEEAERHAAEAHKWRLHAEEHARAAAQLAEAAKVQADAAKDAAARTKASRQAAEAAEAQAWAAAERTRNARITAEREAANAAAARAVAERERANAAAARGRAEQQAAVARAARGEAEFQAGIAARARQSAEAQDGIAAGAETGARNEERNAAQARDRAYQAERDQRAAEARAAALEAMAAAGRGSAHEGAARDAAAAARMDADTAKGAAGAARGAANTATGAAAGARSAATEATRAAARARAAANQAQAAAARANAAANKAEAEAAATHAAAERSNAAAADATFSEAQAAEAARNAVSLAERAASEAVQALQSAERTKAESEAASAEAVSAATQATLAVQSATAARASSQAITEPANTAITVVAPFSGADIDADFVILVANQARAVGAEQAAAAQQRANEAVEAARLAGEAAARAAAEVKPAYDAAAAAARSSADAAKSAAEAQKAAAEAAADGAAARSAAARANQADAQARQDAILARKAANAANNDAAIAGRAASAAEHDAAAARSAASQAEADAAAARGAADRAEADAVAADAAATSAQKHADAAAEAAKNAMNSAIDAGKAADRAEEAARKAEEERRKREADGSDDAGPQPTSEDIDALFSEGGEELVNEYKAAQEQAKKGIIDFILQQGGEVLLDLIGYTDAKKCFGEGDVAACLWTVVNVGSLLAMVAKLPAVSSAIAKIVGGLTRFLEGTQAGKRFLEAMRGMMGAAKTRCVDEPNSFTPDTPVKLAGGGQRPIKDVKVGDLVMAGDPIKDVVAPRPVTEVIIGIGKKDLVSITVDTDGPSGARTGKIDATAGHPFWVESRKLWLEARYLQAGDQVRDIGGEPLLVTAVKPRTEYRKVYNLTVEGMHTFYVAAADRAVLVHNLACLIVLKDFANSHMQFGNGQFLLDKKGMDHFLTRHHKQFWDGTVKKEQTFFREGMSVGDVESAIKQVMAQNRDKLAGRGPNGMYQIEGTVDGITYKLGINNGRIGQFYPKP; encoded by the coding sequence ATGAGCATCGTCCGAAGAGCCCTACTCGCTTCGCTGACCTTCACGGTCTTCGCAGGGCTTATCCAGCCTGCCGCGGCCGTGCCGTCACCGGTCCGCGCCGCGGTGGTGGTCGACGCCGACCCGGCCGCGCCCCGGCCGATGCCGCCGGACCCGTACAAGGAGTGGGACGGCAAGGCAGGCGTCCCGAACGTCGGCGACCCTAGGTTCCGCCAGCTCGTCGCGGACAACGCCGAGCTGGCCGAGGACGCCGAGGTCCGCGACGCCGCGAAGGCCGCGCTGGCCGGCGGCCAGGCCGCCATCATGGCCTTCCTCGACACCGGCCTGAACGAGGCGAAGGCCAAGGCCGCCGCCCGCAAGGCCGAGCAGGCACGTCAGGACCGCGCGGCGATCGAGCCCCTGCGCGGCACCGGCGGCCCGTACCTGAAGGCCGAAGTCGACCGCGTCCTCGCGGGCACCGACAGCGACCGCGCGCAGTTCCTGGTCTACGGCAAGGGAATCGCGGAACAACGCGACGCGGCGACCACCCAGTCCGCGCGTGATCGCGCCGACCAGAACCGCGCCAGGGTCCAGCTGCTCGTCGGCGTCGCGGGCCCGGAGGTCAAGAAGGCCGCCCAGCTCGCGTTGAACGCGGGCGACCAGGCGATCGAGCAGTTCTTGGCGACCGGCTATCTCGTCGCGGCGAAGAAGGACGCTGACGCGCGTGAGCAGTTCCTCAAGGACGAAGAGGAGCGTCAGAAGGCCGCGGAGGCCGTCTCAGATCTTGCGAAACGCTCGGCTCGTGCCAACGAGGCTCGTCGGCTTTTGCTGGTAGCGCACGGGAATGGTGTCCGTGCGTTGCAGCGTTCGTCGAACGCCTTGGTGCTGGCGGGCAACGAGGCACGGAAGGCCGCGCAGATCCTGGCGGCGAACAAGGCGGGCGGGCAGCACCCGCTTGACGCGTTCAACGGCGTTAAGGCAGAGGTCGCGCGCCAGCTCGGTTACTCGCGTCAAGCCGCGACGGATGCACAGCAGGCGTCGGCGCAGGCGCAGGTCCAGGCCAATGTGCTGGTCGAGACCGGGCTGCCGTACGGCACGCAGTGGGCCCAGATGGCGTACGGCATGGCCAACGCCGCCCAGGCCGCGGTGTCCGCTTCGGAGACCGCGTCCAACGCGATCGACGCGACCGCGTTCACCGACCAGGCCCGCAACGCCCAGGAAGAAGCCGAGCGCCACGCCGCCGAGGCCCACAAGTGGCGCCTCCACGCGGAAGAGCACGCCCGCGCGGCCGCCCAGCTCGCGGAGGCCGCGAAGGTCCAGGCCGACGCAGCCAAGGACGCCGCCGCCCGGACGAAGGCTTCACGTCAGGCGGCGGAAGCCGCCGAAGCCCAAGCGTGGGCGGCAGCGGAGCGGACGCGGAACGCCCGCATCACCGCGGAGCGCGAAGCCGCGAACGCGGCGGCAGCGCGAGCGGTCGCGGAGCGAGAGCGCGCGAACGCGGCAGCGGCCCGCGGCCGAGCGGAGCAGCAGGCGGCAGTAGCCCGCGCGGCCCGCGGCGAAGCGGAGTTCCAGGCAGGCATCGCGGCCCGCGCCCGCCAAAGCGCGGAGGCACAGGACGGCATCGCGGCAGGCGCCGAAACCGGCGCGCGCAACGAAGAACGTAACGCCGCTCAGGCGCGTGACCGTGCTTATCAAGCCGAGCGTGACCAGCGCGCGGCCGAAGCCCGCGCCGCCGCGCTGGAAGCGATGGCCGCAGCTGGCCGCGGTAGTGCGCATGAGGGTGCTGCCCGTGACGCGGCCGCGGCCGCGCGCATGGACGCGGACACGGCCAAGGGTGCCGCGGGTGCGGCCCGTGGTGCCGCGAACACGGCGACCGGTGCCGCGGCTGGTGCGCGTTCGGCGGCCACCGAAGCGACTCGCGCGGCCGCGCGGGCCCGCGCGGCGGCCAACCAGGCGCAGGCGGCGGCCGCTCGCGCGAACGCGGCGGCGAACAAGGCCGAGGCGGAGGCCGCGGCGACGCATGCCGCGGCGGAGCGGTCCAACGCGGCTGCCGCGGACGCTACGTTCAGCGAGGCACAGGCTGCCGAAGCGGCGCGCAACGCGGTGTCGCTCGCGGAGCGCGCGGCGTCCGAGGCCGTGCAGGCCCTGCAGTCGGCAGAGCGCACGAAGGCCGAGTCCGAGGCCGCGTCCGCCGAGGCGGTTTCCGCTGCCACGCAAGCGACGCTGGCCGTTCAGTCGGCTACGGCGGCGCGTGCGTCTTCGCAGGCGATCACCGAGCCCGCGAACACGGCGATCACAGTGGTCGCGCCGTTCTCGGGCGCCGACATCGACGCCGACTTCGTGATACTGGTGGCGAACCAGGCGCGTGCCGTCGGCGCCGAGCAGGCCGCCGCGGCACAGCAGCGGGCCAATGAAGCTGTCGAAGCCGCTCGCTTGGCGGGCGAGGCGGCCGCGCGTGCGGCGGCCGAGGTCAAGCCCGCTTATGACGCCGCGGCCGCGGCTGCTCGCTCATCGGCGGACGCGGCGAAGTCCGCGGCCGAGGCCCAGAAGGCGGCAGCGGAGGCAGCGGCGGATGGTGCGGCTGCCCGCTCAGCGGCTGCCAGGGCGAATCAGGCGGATGCCCAGGCGCGTCAGGACGCGATCCTGGCTCGTAAGGCGGCCAACGCGGCGAACAACGACGCCGCTATCGCCGGACGGGCGGCTTCAGCGGCCGAGCATGACGCGGCCGCCGCTCGTTCCGCTGCCAGCCAGGCGGAAGCCGACGCGGCCGCGGCGCGTGGTGCGGCCGATCGCGCGGAGGCCGACGCGGTCGCGGCTGACGCGGCTGCGACGAGCGCCCAGAAGCACGCCGACGCCGCGGCCGAGGCCGCGAAGAACGCGATGAACAGCGCGATCGACGCGGGCAAGGCCGCGGACCGGGCCGAAGAGGCCGCGCGCAAGGCCGAAGAGGAACGCCGCAAGCGGGAAGCCGACGGTTCCGACGACGCCGGTCCGCAACCCACATCGGAGGACATCGACGCACTCTTCTCCGAGGGCGGCGAAGAACTGGTCAACGAGTACAAGGCGGCTCAGGAGCAGGCGAAGAAGGGCATCATCGACTTCATCCTCCAGCAGGGTGGGGAGGTGTTGCTGGACCTGATCGGCTACACGGACGCGAAGAAGTGCTTCGGCGAAGGTGACGTCGCCGCTTGCCTGTGGACCGTGGTGAACGTCGGCTCACTGCTCGCCATGGTGGCGAAGCTGCCCGCGGTCTCGTCCGCGATCGCCAAGATCGTCGGCGGGCTGACCAGGTTCCTCGAGGGCACGCAGGCGGGCAAGCGGTTCCTGGAAGCGATGCGCGGCATGATGGGCGCCGCCAAGACCCGGTGCGTCGACGAGCCGAACAGCTTCACACCCGACACGCCGGTCAAGCTGGCAGGCGGCGGTCAGCGGCCGATCAAGGACGTCAAGGTCGGCGACCTGGTCATGGCCGGTGACCCGATCAAGGACGTCGTCGCACCCCGGCCGGTGACCGAGGTGATCATCGGCATCGGCAAGAAGGACCTGGTGTCGATCACGGTCGACACCGACGGCCCGTCCGGCGCGCGGACCGGCAAGATCGACGCGACCGCCGGTCACCCGTTCTGGGTGGAGAGCAGGAAACTCTGGCTGGAAGCCAGGTATCTCCAGGCGGGCGACCAGGTCCGGGACATCGGTGGTGAACCGCTGCTCGTCACGGCGGTGAAGCCCCGCACCGAGTACCGCAAGGTCTACAACCTCACGGTCGAGGGGATGCACACGTTCTACGTGGCCGCCGCCGACCGCGCGGTACTGGTGCACAACCTGGCCTGCTTGATCGTGCTGAAGGATTTCGCCAACTCGCACATGCAGTTCGGCAACGGCCAGTTCCTGCTCGACAAGAAGGGAATGGACCACTTCCTGACCCGGCACCACAAGCAGTTCTGGGACGGCACGGTCAAGAAGGAGCAGACCTTCTTCCGCGAAGGAATGTCGGTCGGTGACGTCGAGAGCGCCATCAAGCAGGTCATGGCGCAGAACCGGGACAAGCTCGCCGGACGTGGGCCGAACGGCATGTACCAGATCGAAGGAACCGTCGACGGGATCACGTATAAACTGGGTATCAACAACGGGCGGATCGGTCAGTTCTATCCCAAGCCATAG
- a CDS encoding AbfB domain-containing protein codes for MRRTLIHRKGFARGIAVTTAAVALAGVLGPVTAYAAPAAAPTPAPPVAGSLAAKPKSAAPAVPQETTDAKATALAESSDVEKVKAVREIEVGEATDEWLMLTDKNFVFKVFDKINADKFALTKAEAYRVYRIVVDHPDAPDATAFIRTGVFDFAGRDRIAYADRQEEARRAKEARQKAAAWAEIQADAAMIDGTDQNFVYQVWRRSTGPKVKAGAGEAWGGDATAWKTFITTTIYSLHLEDQRDAIEKAKQEDAEKARILAAKLAKKNAVAVLAVTAPDGWTDLSDDNFIRQLLTLPEVAQPRHVEILNAANAALRSTDPAVWRAFIDTGIYDADKRDAAREKAAREEADRQKVREVKAKAEQSRLRPRLVAAANAALAGTPADVTKFLNEGQYNTLEQALMTTTPNFKGYFVRSDGGDAWSTPGTPSATAGEGKLGAATWKVVSGLADPACFSFESSGHVGSYLRQQDMRVKLHASDGSDQFKNDATWCPKAGLSGSGVSLESKALPGRFLRHINGQLWAANNSGANWWDGNLDVYKTDATWNVVDPDPNITTPIMLRWYNDDAFRGFVGNPKAAEVVDGPVRFRDFANATTYWSQATGAKYIWGPILEKYKASLGYKARLPIDDSWSTPNKPGAFSHFENGLSIYWSQSTGAHMVYGAIRDHWQKLGWENSYLGFPTTDESPAGGVLRRSTFQFGNIDHDPANGGRTWDYRV; via the coding sequence ATGCGAAGAACACTGATCCATCGCAAGGGGTTCGCCCGGGGGATCGCGGTGACCACCGCGGCCGTCGCGCTGGCCGGGGTGCTCGGGCCGGTGACCGCGTACGCGGCTCCGGCAGCGGCGCCGACGCCGGCGCCGCCGGTCGCCGGCAGTCTCGCCGCCAAGCCGAAGTCGGCGGCGCCCGCGGTTCCGCAGGAGACGACGGACGCCAAGGCGACCGCGCTCGCCGAGTCGTCGGATGTCGAGAAGGTCAAGGCGGTCAGGGAGATCGAGGTCGGTGAGGCCACCGACGAGTGGCTGATGCTGACCGACAAGAACTTCGTGTTCAAGGTCTTCGACAAGATCAACGCCGACAAGTTCGCGCTGACCAAGGCCGAGGCGTACCGCGTCTACCGCATCGTCGTCGATCACCCGGACGCGCCGGACGCGACCGCGTTCATCCGCACCGGTGTCTTCGACTTCGCCGGCCGTGACCGGATCGCGTACGCGGACCGCCAGGAAGAGGCGCGCCGCGCGAAGGAAGCCCGCCAGAAGGCGGCCGCGTGGGCCGAGATCCAGGCCGACGCCGCGATGATCGACGGCACCGACCAGAACTTCGTCTACCAGGTGTGGCGCCGCTCGACCGGCCCCAAGGTCAAGGCGGGCGCCGGCGAGGCGTGGGGCGGCGACGCCACCGCGTGGAAGACGTTCATCACCACCACGATCTACAGCCTCCACCTCGAAGACCAGCGCGACGCCATCGAGAAGGCGAAGCAGGAGGACGCCGAGAAGGCGCGCATCCTGGCCGCGAAGCTGGCGAAGAAGAACGCCGTCGCGGTGCTCGCGGTGACCGCGCCGGACGGGTGGACCGACCTTTCTGACGACAACTTCATCCGCCAGCTGCTGACGCTGCCGGAGGTGGCCCAGCCGCGGCACGTGGAGATCCTCAACGCCGCCAACGCCGCGCTGCGCAGCACCGACCCGGCCGTGTGGAGGGCGTTCATCGACACCGGCATCTACGACGCCGACAAGCGTGACGCCGCCCGTGAGAAGGCCGCGCGTGAAGAGGCCGACCGGCAGAAGGTCCGCGAGGTCAAGGCGAAGGCCGAGCAGAGCAGGCTGCGCCCGCGTCTGGTCGCGGCCGCCAACGCAGCGCTGGCCGGTACCCCCGCCGACGTCACCAAGTTCCTGAACGAGGGCCAGTACAACACCCTCGAGCAGGCGCTGATGACCACCACCCCGAACTTCAAGGGTTACTTCGTCCGTTCCGACGGTGGCGACGCTTGGAGCACCCCCGGCACGCCCAGCGCGACCGCGGGTGAGGGCAAGCTCGGCGCCGCCACCTGGAAGGTCGTCTCCGGCCTGGCCGACCCCGCCTGTTTCTCGTTCGAGTCGTCCGGTCACGTCGGCAGCTACCTGCGCCAGCAGGACATGCGCGTCAAGCTGCACGCCAGCGACGGCAGCGACCAGTTCAAGAACGACGCCACCTGGTGCCCGAAAGCGGGCCTGAGCGGTTCCGGTGTCTCGCTGGAGTCGAAGGCGCTGCCCGGCCGCTTCCTGCGGCACATCAACGGCCAGCTCTGGGCCGCGAACAACAGCGGCGCGAACTGGTGGGACGGCAACCTCGACGTCTACAAGACGGACGCGACGTGGAACGTGGTCGACCCCGACCCGAACATCACCACGCCGATCATGCTGCGCTGGTACAACGACGACGCGTTCCGCGGCTTCGTGGGCAACCCGAAGGCCGCCGAGGTGGTCGACGGGCCGGTCCGCTTCCGTGATTTCGCCAACGCGACCACCTACTGGAGCCAGGCGACGGGCGCGAAGTACATCTGGGGCCCGATCCTCGAGAAGTACAAGGCTTCGCTCGGCTACAAGGCCAGGCTGCCCATCGACGACTCCTGGAGCACGCCGAACAAGCCTGGTGCGTTCTCTCACTTCGAGAACGGCCTGTCGATCTACTGGAGCCAGTCCACCGGCGCGCACATGGTGTACGGCGCGATCCGTGACCACTGGCAGAAGCTCGGCTGGGAGAACTCGTACCTCGGGTTCCCGACGACGGACGAGTCGCCCGCCGGCGGCGTGCTGCGCCGCAGCACCTTCCAGTTCGGCAATATCGACCACGACCCGGCCAACGGTGGCCGTACGTGGGACTACCGAGTCTGA
- a CDS encoding C39 family peptidase yields MGRVRIAAVLAIALSGLLGLPGLSSADNRDTKIVVEAPDFVKAMAPPAKVDGIHASAVLNIQYQVQETGYWCGPAATRIALSAKTSNVPSQGTLAAQLGTTTNGTDWIGQITGVLNRDLGTSYYETKEMPNDPPTQAQRDLLWRDITLDINNGWALVANIVAPANNHPPGYPNYTIYHYFTVIGYDSSDMTVKIADPANFGGNKIYWLTFNQLATLIPPKGYSA; encoded by the coding sequence ATGGGTCGCGTCAGAATCGCGGCGGTGCTCGCCATCGCCCTCTCCGGCCTGCTAGGGCTGCCAGGGCTGTCCAGCGCGGACAACCGGGATACCAAGATCGTTGTCGAAGCACCTGATTTCGTGAAGGCCATGGCGCCGCCCGCGAAGGTCGACGGCATCCACGCGTCGGCGGTGCTCAACATTCAATATCAAGTGCAGGAAACCGGCTACTGGTGCGGCCCGGCCGCGACCAGGATCGCGCTGTCGGCGAAAACGTCGAACGTGCCGTCGCAGGGCACGCTCGCCGCGCAACTCGGCACCACCACCAACGGCACCGACTGGATCGGCCAGATCACCGGCGTGCTGAACCGCGACCTCGGAACCTCTTACTACGAAACGAAAGAGATGCCGAACGACCCGCCGACGCAGGCGCAGCGCGACCTGCTCTGGCGGGACATCACGCTCGACATCAACAACGGCTGGGCGCTCGTCGCGAACATCGTCGCGCCCGCGAACAACCACCCGCCCGGCTACCCGAACTACACGATCTACCACTACTTCACCGTCATCGGCTACGACAGCTCCGACATGACCGTGAAAATCGCCGACCCCGCCAATTTCGGCGGTAACAAGATCTACTGGCTGACGTTCAATCAATTGGCGACGCTCATTCCGCCGAAGGGCTATTCCGCGTAA
- a CDS encoding RNA polymerase sigma factor, producing the protein MTMTGLGALTAEVLTLLYETHAKALHRYLARRLDTATADDLVAETFLQAWRERAKYDTTRGTARAWLYGIATNLMRNHARSEVRGLRALAREHARTVQSAPADETAAARVDAANEASKLADALARLRVAERDVLLLVALAEFTPAEAAEALGINVTTARTRLHRARQNLREALATKEIPHD; encoded by the coding sequence ATGACCATGACAGGCCTCGGCGCACTGACCGCTGAAGTGCTGACGCTGCTCTACGAGACGCACGCCAAGGCACTGCATCGGTACCTGGCACGCAGGCTCGACACGGCCACCGCGGACGACCTCGTCGCCGAGACGTTCCTGCAGGCCTGGCGCGAGCGTGCGAAGTACGACACCACCAGGGGAACCGCACGCGCGTGGCTGTACGGCATCGCGACGAACCTGATGCGCAACCACGCCCGCAGCGAGGTCCGCGGCCTGCGCGCGCTCGCCCGCGAGCACGCGAGAACGGTCCAAAGCGCCCCTGCGGACGAAACGGCGGCAGCCCGCGTCGACGCGGCCAACGAGGCGAGCAAGCTCGCCGACGCTCTCGCGCGCCTGCGTGTCGCGGAGCGGGACGTACTGCTGCTCGTCGCGCTCGCCGAGTTCACCCCCGCCGAGGCCGCCGAAGCGCTCGGCATCAACGTCACCACGGCGCGGACTCGCCTGCATCGGGCTCGCCAGAACCTTCGCGAAGCCTTGGCCACCAAGGAGATCCCCCATGACTGA
- a CDS encoding RNA polymerase sigma factor, with protein MQVITAAHDPAEPVPGPDRPDLGGSDPAPAFGLLFDSHAGQLHRYLSRRVGPETAHDLVAETFLVALRRRTSYQPELGTARSWLYGIATNLLRQHLRTELRGLAATARLANASETVIAGHDGRVSEQVDAQVKASQLAGALGDLNPADRDVLLLVSWAGLEPSEVAEALGLPPGTVRSRLHRIRRRLRVQAPRVHKGLSTEEGSSHV; from the coding sequence ATGCAGGTGATCACCGCAGCGCACGACCCGGCCGAGCCGGTGCCCGGCCCCGACCGCCCTGACCTGGGCGGATCGGACCCGGCACCGGCTTTCGGCCTGCTCTTCGACAGTCACGCCGGGCAGCTGCACCGCTACCTCTCGCGACGTGTCGGGCCGGAGACCGCGCATGATCTCGTCGCCGAGACGTTTCTCGTCGCGCTGCGGCGGCGGACCTCTTACCAACCGGAGCTGGGGACCGCGCGGTCGTGGCTGTACGGGATCGCGACGAATCTGCTCCGGCAACATCTCAGGACCGAGCTTCGGGGGCTCGCCGCGACCGCGCGGCTCGCGAATGCCAGTGAGACCGTGATCGCCGGGCATGACGGGCGGGTCAGCGAGCAGGTGGACGCTCAGGTCAAGGCGTCACAGTTGGCCGGCGCGCTCGGGGACCTGAATCCGGCCGATCGGGATGTGCTGCTGCTCGTCTCGTGGGCGGGGCTCGAACCGTCCGAAGTGGCCGAAGCGCTCGGCTTGCCGCCGGGCACGGTGCGTTCCCGATTACACCGGATCAGACGGAGACTGCGGGTGCAGGCTCCACGTGTACACAAAGGACTGTCCACTGAGGAAGGATCGAGTCATGTCTGA
- the radA gene encoding DNA repair protein RadA, whose product MVKKSTVSYRCGECGYEAAKWLGRCPECQAWGTLEERSDTKPAVARLGLSLPNTPARPIAEVDIEAARARETGVSELDRVLGGGLVPGAVVLLAGEPGVGKSTLLLEVAYQWAARGGDFGPSLYVTGEESAGQVRLRAERTGNINAGMYLAAESDLSAVLGHVDAVKPGVLIVDSVQTMASPQVDGAPGGVTQVRAVTAGLVGVAKERGLPVILVGHVTKDGSVAGPRILEHLVDVVLQFEGDKHSTLRLVRGVKNRFGAADEIGCFELREDGIVGVADPSGLFMNRTSEPVSGTAITVTVEGKRPLLGEVQALVSATSMPQPRRAVSGLDASRVSMVLAVLEKRGGVKLGDKDVYTATVGGMKITEPAIDLAVVLALTSSVQDVPISPRLVVVGEVGLAGEVRRVPNVGRRLAEAARLGFTHALVPPDSGKLPDGIRVLEVGDVASALNAANHAR is encoded by the coding sequence GTGGTCAAGAAGAGCACGGTCTCCTATCGCTGCGGCGAGTGCGGGTACGAAGCGGCCAAGTGGCTGGGACGCTGCCCGGAATGCCAGGCGTGGGGCACCCTCGAGGAACGCAGCGACACCAAGCCTGCGGTGGCCAGGCTTGGTCTGAGCTTGCCCAATACCCCTGCCCGCCCGATCGCCGAGGTCGACATCGAGGCGGCGCGGGCGCGTGAGACCGGCGTGTCCGAACTGGACCGGGTGCTCGGCGGCGGCCTGGTGCCGGGTGCGGTCGTGCTGCTGGCAGGCGAGCCCGGTGTCGGCAAGTCGACTCTGCTGCTCGAGGTCGCCTATCAGTGGGCCGCGCGCGGTGGTGACTTCGGGCCTTCGCTCTATGTCACCGGCGAGGAGTCGGCCGGGCAGGTCCGGCTGCGGGCCGAGCGCACCGGCAACATCAACGCCGGGATGTACCTGGCGGCGGAAAGCGATCTCTCGGCCGTGCTCGGGCATGTCGACGCGGTCAAACCCGGCGTGCTGATCGTCGACTCCGTGCAGACCATGGCCTCACCTCAGGTCGACGGCGCGCCGGGCGGCGTCACCCAGGTTCGCGCCGTCACGGCCGGGCTCGTCGGGGTCGCCAAGGAGCGTGGGCTCCCGGTCATCCTCGTCGGGCACGTGACGAAGGACGGCTCGGTCGCCGGCCCGCGGATCCTGGAGCACCTCGTCGACGTGGTGCTCCAGTTCGAGGGCGACAAGCATTCGACGCTGCGGCTGGTCCGCGGCGTGAAGAACCGCTTCGGCGCGGCCGACGAGATCGGCTGCTTCGAGCTGCGCGAGGACGGCATCGTCGGCGTGGCCGACCCGTCGGGGCTGTTCATGAACCGGACCTCGGAGCCGGTGTCCGGCACCGCGATCACCGTGACGGTCGAGGGCAAGCGCCCGCTGCTCGGCGAGGTGCAGGCGCTGGTCTCGGCCACCTCGATGCCGCAGCCGCGCCGCGCGGTGAGCGGCCTCGACGCCTCGCGCGTGTCGATGGTGCTCGCGGTCCTCGAGAAGCGCGGCGGCGTCAAGCTCGGCGACAAGGACGTCTACACGGCGACCGTCGGCGGCATGAAGATCACCGAGCCCGCGATCGACCTCGCGGTGGTGCTCGCGCTCACCTCGTCGGTGCAGGACGTGCCGATCTCACCCCGGCTGGTGGTCGTCGGTGAGGTCGGGCTCGCAGGCGAGGTCCGCCGCGTCCCGAACGTCGGCAGGCGGCTCGCTGAGGCCGCCAGGCTCGGCTTCACACACGCCCTCGTGCCGCCGGACTCCGGCAAGCTCCCCGACGGCATCCGCGTCCTGGAGGTCGGCGACGTCGCGAGCGCGTTGAACGCCGCCAACCACGCACGCTGA
- a CDS encoding CarD family transcriptional regulator, translating to MVFKVGETVVYPHHGAALIEAIETRVIKGEEKKYLVLKVAQGDLTVRVPADNAEIVGVRDVVGQEGLDKVFDVLRAPHTEEPTNWSRRYKANLEKLASGDVNKVAEVVRDLWRREKDRGLSAGEKRMLAKARQILVSELALAEGTDEDKAEVLLDEVLETATV from the coding sequence ATGGTTTTCAAGGTCGGAGAGACCGTCGTCTACCCGCACCACGGTGCCGCACTCATCGAAGCCATCGAAACCCGCGTGATCAAGGGCGAGGAAAAGAAGTACCTCGTCCTCAAAGTCGCGCAAGGGGATCTTACGGTTCGTGTGCCCGCTGACAACGCCGAGATCGTCGGCGTGCGTGACGTGGTCGGGCAAGAAGGACTAGACAAGGTTTTCGACGTACTGCGCGCTCCCCACACCGAAGAGCCCACGAACTGGTCTCGCCGGTACAAGGCCAACCTCGAGAAGCTCGCCTCCGGCGATGTGAACAAGGTGGCCGAAGTGGTGCGGGACCTCTGGCGGCGCGAGAAGGACCGCGGTTTGTCGGCAGGCGAAAAGCGCATGCTGGCGAAGGCGCGGCAGATCCTGGTCAGTGAACTCGCTCTCGCTGAGGGCACCGACGAGGACAAGGCTGAAGTCCTCCTCGACGAAGTTCTGGAAACCGCGACAGTCTGA
- a CDS encoding 2-C-methyl-D-erythritol 4-phosphate cytidylyltransferase, with translation MKTIVAIVDAVAHVTGETDALSPVRGEPILTHAVRGLLDSGHVDSVVVVAPARRVVIFGEALSGLECRVVPGSVPESIEPGHDVYLVHDPLRAFTPPSVIESVAAAVGPASPAVVPVLPMSDTVKAVGAANVIIGTLDRALLRSAQTPAGFTEDALRAAYATGTLALPAGATTVPGHPDAMRVATPFELRLAEALLAAGNQENTL, from the coding sequence ATGAAGACCATTGTCGCGATTGTTGACGCTGTCGCTCATGTCACCGGTGAAACGGATGCGCTTTCACCGGTCCGTGGTGAACCCATTTTGACGCACGCCGTGCGCGGGCTGCTCGACTCCGGACACGTGGATTCGGTTGTCGTGGTCGCCCCAGCACGGCGTGTGGTCATTTTCGGGGAAGCTTTGTCAGGTCTGGAGTGCCGGGTGGTGCCCGGCTCCGTGCCCGAGTCGATCGAACCGGGCCATGACGTTTATCTCGTGCACGATCCGCTGCGCGCGTTCACGCCGCCTTCGGTGATCGAATCGGTCGCCGCCGCCGTCGGCCCCGCAAGCCCGGCCGTGGTCCCCGTGTTGCCGATGTCGGACACCGTCAAGGCGGTCGGCGCGGCGAATGTGATTATCGGCACCTTGGATCGCGCGCTGCTCCGATCAGCCCAAACGCCTGCCGGTTTCACCGAGGACGCACTGCGCGCCGCCTACGCGACGGGCACGCTCGCGCTGCCCGCAGGCGCCACGACGGTGCCCGGCCATCCCGACGCGATGCGCGTCGCCACCCCCTTCGAACTCCGGCTGGCCGAAGCGCTGCTCGCCGCGGGAAATCAGGAGAACACGCTATGA